Genomic segment of Dactylococcopsis salina PCC 8305:
AGTATTTATCAATTCCAATTTTGATTCTTTTCAATCGTATAAAAAATTAAATGGCTGTTGCCGTATTTTTTTTTACGAACTATGCTCAGAGGAGCAAATTCCTGATGCTGCCACTGTTTCGGATCATATTCCACCGCAATTTCTCCATTTTTCTTTAATAAATCTAAGTTTAGAATTTCGTTTAATATGGGATTATACAATTCACTTCCATAAGGAGGATCAAAGTAAACTAAATCAAATTGTTGTCCTTTTAATGCTTTTAATTTCTCTCTAATATCTCCTTGAATAAGATGCCATTCTTGTTCATTGGTGGCGATTTTGCGCCAATTTTGTCGAATGATTTGACAGGCGCGGCGATTCTGTTCAATTCCTATGAGAAAGGAAACATCTCGACAGAGAGCTTCTGCTCCCATTGTGCCATTTCCTGCACATAAATCAAGCCAAGATGCTCCTTTAATTTGGTTTTGCCAAATGTTAAATAATGCTTCTCGTACTCGTGCTGATGTGGGACGAGTTTCTTGTCCTGGTAAGGTCTTTAAAAGACGATTTCCATAGATTCTCATCTGATTCCCTTGAGTGTTTGGAATTGCCCCCTAGCCCCCAATTCTGGGGGAATTTGCCCCCTAGCCCCCAATTCTGAGGGAAATTTGCCCCCTAGCCCCCAATTCTGGGGGAATTTGCCCCCTAGCCCCCAATTCTGAGGGAAATTTGCCCCCTAGCCCCCAATTCTGAGGGAAAATGAACTTATACCATGCGTGAATTATTGGCACTAAATACCAACTCATTATTCCCCCCTTTCAAAGGGGGGTTAGGGGGGATTTAATGTAACATCAATTTTTGAAAATGGTATTAAATTTCTGCGTAAGCACGATCGATCAAACATCTGGCTAAGGTTTGCGTTCCCGTGTGTTCATAATAGTTTGTGGTTAGGTCTAAAAATGCGGCTAAATAGTCTAATTGATCATCGGAAAACTCGACAAAACTCTCGATGTTATTGATCACTTTTTCGGGAGTTAAGTCTTTGCTTTCTACAAAGTCTCCCATCCAATTGGTTACGGAATCGAAGGCTTGGTTAATAAATCCTAGTTGGTTTTCTGTGTCTTCTCCAGGAATAAAATCATTGACTTTTTTGAAGGTGTCATTCTCTTCTAAATCATTGGAATTTAAACTCTCAATTATGCTTTGTGCTTTTTGAATAAAATCAGGACCAAGAGGGATTAAACCATCTAAACAAACTAAAGCAGACATTCGCATTATATCTTCTCCGCCATAATCTGCTAAGGAGTTAACAAAGTCGCCAATGCTATCTCCTGGGATGCCATTAATTTGGCAAAATGCAATTAGTTCAACAACGGTTTTTAGTGCTAAATCAATACTTTGTGCTTTGTCTGCTTGCGGGGTAATCTTATTAAGAAATCCTAATAACGGGATACGTTCTCCCGCTTTATTGGCTAAAGCCGCACTCGCTAAAGCGCGATCGGTGCGATCGACGGTTTGATATAGCCATAAAGCCCGTTGATACCCTTGAGATTGATCATTAAATAACCACACCGCGCGATCGCCAATTTGTTGAATCATTTCTTCATCTTCTTCCCCTGTCACTTGGCGAATTGTATTTTCAAATCCAACCAGATTTTCCCATTCTCCAGGAACTACAAAATCTAACGCATTCAAAACACGGACGGTGATATTTTGTTCGGGAAGTTCATCCACTAATTCAAAAATTGCTTTTGTCATTTTCCCACTATCCAACTAAAGTTTTATTTCCTTCTCTAGCATATCAAAATTAATTATATTACTT
This window contains:
- the rsmD gene encoding 16S rRNA (guanine(966)-N(2))-methyltransferase RsmD encodes the protein MRIYGNRLLKTLPGQETRPTSARVREALFNIWQNQIKGASWLDLCAGNGTMGAEALCRDVSFLIGIEQNRRACQIIRQNWRKIATNEQEWHLIQGDIREKLKALKGQQFDLVYFDPPYGSELYNPILNEILNLDLLKKNGEIAVEYDPKQWQHQEFAPLSIVRKKKYGNSHLIFYTIEKNQNWN